Proteins encoded by one window of Bacillus sp. DTU_2020_1000418_1_SI_GHA_SEK_038:
- a CDS encoding ATP-binding protein: MKIKDIHIYGFGKFSDMKMTNLHEFQVLFGENEAGKSTIMSFIHSLLFGFPTRLQSEPRYEPKEGAKYGGRMTVDFAEKGIVVIERVIGKASGNVIVMLEDGTKGGEELLRDLLHRVDKTLFQSIFSFNIHGIQNVHRMKGEDLGKYLFSAGALGTDQLIRTENTLQKEMDSRFKPNGKKPYLNEKLKELKHLRNELKKAEQQNEQYWKLQSEKDRLEIDLTETQAELAQLHSLKLKLEAWRQIQPLKLEEVSIIEELNNYMDIPFPIDGLSKLDRLEELMKPLEGQISSHTNRLKILEDEIKNNAPDFNMLGEEQKINSAVESLSLYERLEQEEKELQDRCTQLREEELSLREKLHLTIEDEELFSINTSVFMKEKVKSGQEKYRRLDLKKHELDERFNSEKQLLEEIEDKIKNNEKQLQSETERKALKDKMRRKRVQERTQFIIFSILFSVLIAWGILESKLPMILLGAFGIIFSIYLFNKKSANADNVFGRDKNLLEQLTHFKIQWTERNAQYERVLMDYETWENEMVKAEREIIELGEGLLLPGEIALAYLSEAFELIEQLKKLYREKKKAIDRQHLVTGKKNDIVEAIEHLSNEFLGMSYSSIQERAYTLRNRLKEEMEKNLAHEGRKAKLIELKEERQKYQLQWDHFNRSKGELYQQAFVSDEKSFREAGKMDERKRMLEEQLLHLQRQLKIATLNEQEMELFQEIADLDERLYSYATQHKMLEEKIPLLQSDMAKVKYEIQLLEEGGTHAELLHLYKQKHSELDMGAREWVKFAAAKDMLNHTIERFKNERLPRMLEKAEEYLEYLTDGKYIKIFPKQEGSGFLLQRKDQQLFEANELSQATAEQVYVSLRLALAVTIYGKFPFPIIIDDSFVNFDQHRTRKVIHLLKRLKGRQVLFFTCHQHLLTYFLDDQVVEVGKEMRTPLN, translated from the coding sequence ATGAAGATTAAGGATATCCATATTTATGGGTTTGGGAAATTTTCAGATATGAAAATGACAAATTTGCATGAGTTTCAGGTTCTATTCGGAGAAAATGAGGCTGGCAAGTCAACAATTATGTCATTTATTCATAGTCTTTTATTTGGATTTCCAACGAGGCTTCAATCAGAGCCTAGATATGAACCGAAAGAGGGCGCTAAATACGGTGGGAGAATGACGGTTGACTTCGCCGAAAAAGGGATCGTAGTCATAGAAAGGGTTATAGGAAAAGCCTCGGGTAATGTAATTGTGATGCTTGAGGATGGTACAAAAGGAGGAGAAGAACTCCTTAGGGACCTTCTCCATCGTGTTGATAAAACCTTATTTCAATCGATTTTTTCATTTAATATTCATGGTATTCAAAATGTACATAGGATGAAGGGGGAGGATCTTGGAAAATACTTATTCTCAGCTGGGGCTTTAGGAACAGATCAGCTTATTCGTACTGAAAACACACTGCAAAAGGAAATGGATAGCCGCTTTAAACCAAATGGCAAAAAACCATACTTAAATGAAAAGCTAAAAGAGCTAAAGCATCTGCGCAATGAATTAAAAAAGGCTGAACAGCAAAATGAGCAATACTGGAAGCTGCAGAGTGAAAAAGACCGTTTAGAAATAGATCTGACAGAAACACAAGCTGAATTAGCCCAGCTGCATTCGTTGAAACTAAAATTAGAAGCCTGGAGACAGATTCAGCCGCTCAAGCTAGAGGAAGTATCAATAATCGAAGAATTAAACAACTATATGGATATTCCATTTCCTATCGATGGTCTTTCAAAATTAGATCGACTTGAAGAACTGATGAAGCCTTTGGAAGGGCAAATATCCAGCCATACTAATCGTCTGAAAATTTTAGAAGATGAAATTAAAAATAACGCACCTGATTTCAATATGCTGGGTGAGGAACAGAAAATAAATTCAGCTGTTGAAAGCCTGTCATTATATGAAAGGCTTGAACAGGAAGAAAAGGAACTGCAAGACAGATGTACACAGCTAAGGGAAGAGGAATTAAGTTTAAGAGAAAAGCTTCATTTGACTATAGAAGATGAAGAGTTATTCTCCATTAATACAAGTGTCTTTATGAAGGAAAAAGTCAAAAGCGGCCAGGAAAAATATCGGCGGCTGGACTTGAAAAAGCATGAACTTGATGAAAGATTTAATAGTGAAAAGCAATTGCTTGAGGAAATCGAAGATAAAATAAAGAATAATGAAAAACAGCTTCAGTCTGAAACAGAAAGAAAAGCTCTTAAAGACAAGATGCGGAGAAAAAGAGTTCAAGAAAGGACTCAATTCATAATATTTTCGATACTTTTTTCCGTCTTGATTGCTTGGGGGATATTAGAATCAAAATTACCAATGATTTTGCTTGGTGCCTTTGGAATTATTTTTTCAATTTATTTATTTAATAAGAAATCGGCTAATGCGGACAATGTCTTTGGTAGAGATAAGAATCTTTTGGAACAGCTGACTCATTTCAAAATCCAATGGACAGAAAGAAATGCCCAATATGAAAGGGTATTAATGGATTATGAAACTTGGGAAAATGAAATGGTTAAGGCTGAAAGGGAAATAATCGAACTTGGAGAAGGCCTTTTATTACCTGGAGAAATTGCTCTTGCTTATTTATCTGAGGCCTTTGAGCTAATAGAACAGCTAAAAAAGCTTTATCGTGAAAAGAAAAAGGCTATTGATAGGCAACATTTAGTTACGGGAAAAAAGAATGATATAGTTGAGGCTATTGAGCATCTAAGTAATGAATTCTTAGGTATGTCTTATTCCAGTATTCAAGAAAGGGCTTATACGTTAAGAAATCGCTTAAAGGAAGAAATGGAAAAGAATTTGGCTCATGAAGGAAGAAAGGCAAAGCTAATTGAGCTAAAGGAAGAAAGGCAGAAATATCAGCTCCAATGGGATCATTTTAATCGGTCAAAGGGAGAGCTATATCAGCAGGCATTTGTATCAGATGAAAAGTCTTTCCGGGAAGCTGGTAAAATGGATGAAAGAAAACGGATGCTTGAGGAACAATTGCTTCATTTGCAGAGGCAGTTAAAGATTGCCACGTTAAATGAACAGGAAATGGAATTGTTTCAGGAAATTGCCGATTTAGATGAGCGATTATATAGCTATGCAACACAGCATAAAATGCTAGAAGAAAAAATACCTTTATTGCAAAGCGACATGGCTAAGGTAAAATATGAAATCCAATTGTTAGAAGAAGGCGGTACTCATGCTGAGTTACTGCATCTCTATAAACAAAAGCATTCAGAATTAGACATGGGGGCACGTGAATGGGTGAAGTTTGCGGCGGCAAAGGATATGTTAAATCATACGATTGAACGCTTTAAAAACGAGCGGCTTCCAAGAATGCTGGAAAAGGCAGAGGAGTACTTGGAATATTTAACAGATGGTAAATATATAAAAATATTTCCAAAACAAGAGGGAAGCGGATTTCTTTTACAGAGGAAGGATCAGCAATTATTTGAAGCCAATGAGCTAAGCCAGGCGACAGCTGAACAGGTTTACGTGTCATTAAGGCTGGCTTTAGCTGTGACCATTTATGGAAAGTTCCCTTTTCCGATTATTATTGATGACAGCTTCGTCAATTTTGACCAACACCGAACAAGGAAAGTTATTCATTTGCTTAAGAGATTAAAAGGACGGCAGGTTCTGTTTTTTACTTGCCATCAGCATTTATTGACCTATTTCTTAGACGATCAGGTCGTTGAAGTAGGTAAAGAGATGAGAACGCCACTAAATTAA
- the yhaM gene encoding 3'-5' exoribonuclease YhaM, which yields MPKGIVYYDVGEHIELFLLIKNATKGIASNGKPFLTLIFQDQSGEIEAKLWDVSDGDEKIYVPETIVKVSGDILNYRGRNQLRIKQIRPASASDSVKLADFLETAPLSTDEMISKITQYIFEMQNPNLQRITRHLLKKHQQAFLEYPAATKNHHEFVSGLAYHVVSMLDLAKAIAGLYPSLDKDLLYSGIILHDLGKVIELSGPISTVYTIEGNLLGHITIMVTEIGKAADELSITGEEVLILQHLVLSHHGKAEWGSPKPPLIKEAEILHYIDNLDAKMNMLDRALERVKPGEFTERVFALDNRSFYKPVFHK from the coding sequence ATGCCAAAAGGAATTGTTTATTATGATGTTGGTGAACATATCGAACTTTTTTTACTGATAAAAAATGCAACAAAAGGAATTGCGAGTAATGGAAAACCTTTTTTAACCCTTATTTTTCAAGATCAGAGCGGAGAAATAGAAGCTAAGCTTTGGGATGTGTCTGACGGTGATGAAAAGATCTATGTACCGGAAACGATTGTTAAAGTTTCAGGAGATATACTAAACTATCGGGGGCGCAATCAGCTCAGAATTAAACAAATACGCCCAGCATCCGCAAGTGATTCTGTTAAACTGGCTGATTTTCTTGAAACAGCTCCATTAAGTACGGATGAAATGATTAGTAAAATTACTCAATACATTTTTGAAATGCAAAATCCAAATCTGCAGAGAATTACGCGTCATTTATTAAAAAAGCACCAGCAGGCATTTTTGGAATATCCGGCAGCAACGAAAAATCATCATGAATTTGTTTCAGGTCTAGCCTATCATGTAGTTTCTATGCTTGATTTGGCAAAGGCAATAGCAGGCCTTTATCCTAGTCTGGATAAAGATCTCTTATATTCAGGAATTATTCTTCATGACTTAGGGAAGGTCATTGAGCTATCAGGTCCAATTTCTACCGTTTATACGATAGAAGGCAATTTACTTGGCCACATAACGATTATGGTCACTGAAATTGGCAAAGCAGCTGATGAGCTATCAATAACAGGAGAGGAAGTACTCATTCTGCAGCATTTGGTCCTTTCTCATCACGGGAAGGCAGAATGGGGAAGCCCGAAACCTCCGCTCATAAAAGAGGCAGAAATTCTGCATTATATTGACAATCTAGATGCAAAAATGAACATGCTCGACCGTGCTTTAGAACGGGTAAAACCAGGTGAATTTACTGAAAGAGTTTTTGCACTTGATAATAGATCATTCTATAAGCCTGTTTTCCATAAATAA
- a CDS encoding sporulation YhaL family protein, producing the protein MIIPFWVYFIAVGILLSAYMAIKAGREERKAENESIELEGRVYIERIEKEREKRRTSQQSLG; encoded by the coding sequence ATGATCATTCCATTTTGGGTATATTTTATTGCCGTTGGAATTCTCCTTAGTGCCTATATGGCGATTAAGGCAGGAAGAGAAGAACGAAAGGCAGAAAATGAAAGCATTGAGCTTGAAGGCAGGGTTTATATTGAGAGGATTGAAAAGGAAAGAGAGAAAAGAAGAACTAGTCAGCAGTCATTAGGTTAG
- a CDS encoding peptidylprolyl isomerase, whose protein sequence is MKKWIISLTLTAGVLGLTACNGNNNASDSDVVVQTKAGDITKDELYDAMKEKTGEAVLRELVYEKVLSKNYNVSDEELNEKIDELKEQLGPNFEMALLQYGYKDEDELKDTFRTGLMQEKAAIKDIKVTEEEVKEYYENYKPQIKARHILVEDEKTANEVKKKLDEGAKFEDLAKEYSTDTGSAANGGDLGWFGPGRMVPEFENASYALEVNEISAPVKSQHGYHIIQVTEKKDKKSFDEMKEKMEYEIKVSQLDADKIQKAMERELKDANVKVNDKDLKNILENSEAAQQ, encoded by the coding sequence ATGAAGAAATGGATTATTTCCCTCACATTAACAGCTGGGGTCTTAGGCTTAACTGCTTGCAATGGTAATAATAATGCGAGTGATTCAGATGTAGTAGTGCAAACAAAAGCTGGTGACATTACAAAGGACGAGCTTTATGACGCAATGAAAGAAAAAACTGGCGAGGCAGTTCTTCGTGAACTTGTCTATGAAAAGGTCCTATCAAAAAATTACAATGTATCTGATGAGGAACTAAATGAAAAAATTGACGAGCTTAAAGAGCAGCTCGGTCCCAATTTCGAAATGGCCCTTCTTCAATATGGCTATAAAGATGAAGATGAGCTAAAGGACACCTTTAGAACTGGCTTAATGCAGGAAAAGGCGGCAATTAAAGATATTAAGGTGACTGAAGAGGAAGTAAAGGAATACTACGAAAATTACAAGCCTCAAATTAAGGCTAGACATATTCTTGTAGAAGATGAGAAAACAGCTAATGAAGTAAAGAAAAAGCTTGATGAAGGTGCTAAGTTTGAGGATTTAGCGAAGGAATATTCTACAGACACTGGCTCAGCAGCAAATGGCGGAGATCTTGGGTGGTTTGGACCGGGAAGAATGGTTCCGGAATTTGAAAATGCATCATATGCGTTAGAAGTTAATGAAATTAGTGCACCTGTAAAATCACAGCATGGATACCATATTATCCAAGTAACAGAGAAAAAAGATAAAAAATCTTTTGATGAAATGAAAGAGAAAATGGAATATGAAATAAAGGTTTCTCAGCTTGATGCGGATAAAATTCAGAAAGCAATGGAACGTGAATTGAAGGATGCAAACGTGAAGGTAAACGATAAGGATTTAAAGAACATTTTAGAAAATTCTGAAGCTGCTCAGCAATAA
- a CDS encoding YjcZ family sporulation protein has translation MKGGCLMGAGFGGGFALIVVLFILLIIVGASWF, from the coding sequence ATGAAAGGAGGGTGTCTCATGGGTGCTGGTTTCGGTGGTGGATTTGCACTAATAGTAGTGCTTTTCATCTTATTAATAATTGTTGGCGCTTCTTGGTTCTAA
- a CDS encoding YjcZ family sporulation protein, translating to MSKGAGHGFGGGFALIVVLFILLIIIGASWL from the coding sequence ATGTCAAAAGGAGCTGGACACGGATTCGGAGGCGGATTTGCCTTAATCGTTGTTTTATTTATCCTATTAATCATCATTGGAGCATCTTGGCTTTAA
- a CDS encoding DUF3267 domain-containing protein, whose translation MNSWKTINFSRQYGSQRLFILSSLTMLLTFIFVYVPAQFLFKAHSYHDNYFYLLILGLLLIYPLHKLFHFLPLAHHVNKVKKELSLKYGFLPFIQIKVFEPISKWQFIFALFAPFIVINSILIFACYMYPHYLHYFTIILAYHVGLCLSDFICVKNVLFAPNCSYIEENDDGIEILLHKK comes from the coding sequence ATGAATTCATGGAAGACGATTAACTTTTCTAGACAGTATGGCTCACAAAGACTTTTCATTTTGTCTTCATTAACTATGTTACTGACATTTATTTTTGTATATGTGCCTGCGCAGTTTTTATTTAAGGCACATTCATACCATGACAATTATTTTTACTTATTAATTCTTGGTCTCTTGCTTATTTACCCGCTTCATAAACTTTTTCACTTTTTACCATTAGCACACCACGTAAATAAAGTAAAAAAGGAATTATCATTAAAATATGGCTTTTTACCTTTCATTCAAATAAAGGTTTTTGAACCGATTTCAAAATGGCAATTTATTTTTGCGCTTTTTGCACCTTTTATCGTAATTAATAGTATTTTGATTTTTGCTTGTTATATGTACCCTCATTATTTACATTATTTTACCATCATTCTAGCTTATCATGTTGGACTATGTCTCTCCGATTTTATTTGTGTAAAGAATGTGCTTTTCGCACCGAATTGTTCATATATTGAAGAGAATGATGATGGAATTGAAATATTGCTGCACAAAAAATGA
- a CDS encoding DUF1878 family protein — protein sequence MDINEVMKRMNKLEYHQKLLLKVIENRNLEFFKLIVEKSLTEREVKDFFRLCEELSMELEEQKAEGFVYFHPLYNKFKYGLHKNLEPKEVVQACLAQGLFSSLMSEFVKYP from the coding sequence ATGGATATAAATGAGGTAATGAAAAGAATGAATAAGTTAGAATATCACCAGAAGCTTTTATTAAAGGTAATTGAAAATAGAAATTTGGAATTTTTTAAATTAATTGTTGAAAAGTCGTTAACTGAAAGGGAAGTTAAAGATTTCTTCAGACTTTGTGAAGAATTGAGCATGGAATTAGAAGAACAAAAAGCGGAAGGGTTTGTCTACTTTCATCCGCTTTACAATAAATTTAAATATGGCTTACATAAGAATCTTGAACCTAAGGAAGTTGTCCAAGCATGTTTAGCACAAGGTTTATTTTCTTCTCTGATGTCCGAATTTGTGAAATATCCTTAA
- a CDS encoding HTH-type transcriptional regulator Hpr — MTEKMYSMKEAMIFSQRVAQLSKALWKSIEKDWQQWIKPFDLNINEHHILWIAYHLKGASISDVAKFGVMHVSTAFNFSKKLEERGLLKFSKKESDKRNTYIQITEEGENVLLQLMETYDPDQYAVFSGARPLRELYGKFPEIIEIMAIVRNIYGEDFMEIFEKSFNNIENDFIEEDGKLLKNESTLQESV; from the coding sequence ATGACAGAAAAAATGTATTCAATGAAGGAAGCGATGATTTTCAGCCAAAGAGTTGCTCAACTTAGTAAAGCCTTATGGAAATCCATCGAAAAAGATTGGCAGCAATGGATTAAGCCCTTTGATTTAAACATCAATGAGCACCATATATTATGGATTGCCTATCACTTAAAAGGGGCATCTATTTCTGATGTGGCTAAGTTTGGGGTAATGCATGTATCAACAGCATTTAACTTCTCCAAAAAGCTTGAAGAGCGCGGTTTACTAAAATTTTCAAAAAAGGAAAGCGACAAAAGAAATACGTATATCCAGATTACTGAAGAAGGCGAAAATGTTTTATTGCAATTAATGGAGACATACGACCCAGATCAATATGCAGTGTTCTCAGGAGCAAGACCTTTAAGAGAGCTTTATGGAAAGTTTCCAGAAATCATTGAAATTATGGCTATAGTGAGAAATATATATGGAGAGGACTTTATGGAGATTTTTGAAAAATCATTTAATAATATTGAAAATGATTTCATAGAGGAAGATGGAAAGCTGCTGAAAAATGAAAGCACTCTTCAGGAATCAGTATAA
- a CDS encoding YtxH domain-containing protein, giving the protein MKAKSLLIGFFIGGSASGISTLLTAPNSGKETRQNLIENVKNIQKQMAELKSQIIDLKDTAVRASKEGKVIIAEFSSDVITMVDEWKRDIQSNQQILHKEIHVIEEAISDLENSLDLKNYKK; this is encoded by the coding sequence ATGAAAGCAAAATCATTACTTATCGGTTTTTTTATTGGCGGTTCTGCTTCAGGAATTAGTACTTTATTAACAGCACCAAATTCCGGAAAAGAAACGAGACAAAATTTAATAGAAAATGTAAAAAATATACAGAAACAAATGGCTGAACTGAAAAGTCAGATCATTGATTTAAAGGATACGGCTGTAAGAGCCAGTAAAGAAGGTAAAGTCATCATTGCTGAATTTTCATCAGATGTGATAACGATGGTTGATGAATGGAAGCGAGATATCCAATCCAACCAGCAAATCCTTCATAAGGAAATTCATGTGATTGAAGAGGCTATTTCAGATCTAGAAAATAGTTTAGATCTCAAAAATTATAAAAAATAA
- a CDS encoding IS3 family transposase (programmed frameshift) has translation MAKFTTEDKLKAVQRYLNGSESSSEIAKSLGTDHKAILKWVKQYEYNGVEAFIKPCKNYTQQFKLDVLNYMIEHGTSLNETAAIFRIPAPSTIIAWRKLFETQGFDALQSKKKGRLSMKKESNQQPKPEPVKGSTEALEARIKQLEMENEYFKKVECLSSKQGKITKQDKAQVIYELRHKYPVKALVELAGIPRSTYYDLVKRMGQPDPDADLKVEIKAIYEEHEGRYGYRRIRDELVNRGQKVNHKKVQRIMKELGLKCLVRMKKYKSYKGTVGKIAPNILDRNFTADAPNEKWVTDITEFKLFGEKLYLSPVLDLFNGEIITYTIGSRPTYSLVSDMLEKALVRLPEDHQLLMHSDQGWHYQMKKYRHALESRGIVQSMSRKGNCYDNSVMENFFGIMKSEFLYLKEFESVEHFKLELEKYINYYNTKRMKAKLKMSPVQYRTHFTQAA, from the exons ATGGCCAAATTTACTACAGAAGATAAATTAAAAGCAGTTCAACGCTATTTAAATGGAAGTGAGAGTTCATCTGAAATAGCTAAATCTTTAGGGACCGATCATAAAGCAATCCTAAAATGGGTCAAACAATACGAATATAATGGTGTTGAAGCTTTTATTAAGCCTTGTAAAAATTACACACAACAGTTTAAACTAGACGTATTAAATTACATGATTGAACATGGTACGTCCTTAAATGAAACGGCAGCGATATTTAGGATTCCTGCCCCTTCAACAATTATTGCTTGGAGAAAACTATTTGAAACACAAGGATTTGATGCCCTTCAATCAAAGAAAAAGGGGCGTTTATCCATGAAAAAGGAATCCAATCAACAACCTAAACCAGAACCGGTCAAAGGCTCTACTGAAGCACTTGAAGCACGTATTAAACAACTGGAAATGGAAAACGAGTATT TTAAAAAAGTTGAATGCCTTAGTTCAAAACAAGGAAAAATCACCAAACAAGACAAAGCGCAAGTAATCTATGAATTAAGGCATAAATATCCGGTGAAAGCACTCGTGGAACTCGCTGGTATTCCACGCAGCACGTATTATGATCTAGTGAAGCGAATGGGTCAACCAGATCCAGATGCCGATTTGAAAGTGGAAATCAAAGCGATTTATGAAGAACACGAAGGTCGTTATGGGTACCGTCGTATTCGTGATGAGCTAGTGAACCGTGGGCAAAAAGTGAATCATAAGAAGGTTCAACGTATCATGAAAGAGTTAGGTTTAAAGTGCTTAGTGCGAATGAAAAAATATAAATCATATAAAGGTACGGTTGGTAAAATTGCGCCTAATATATTAGACCGCAATTTTACCGCAGATGCCCCAAATGAAAAATGGGTAACAGACATTACGGAATTTAAATTATTTGGTGAAAAACTCTATTTATCGCCTGTTTTAGACTTGTTTAATGGAGAAATAATTACATATACAATTGGTTCTAGACCAACGTATTCACTAGTTTCAGATATGTTGGAGAAAGCTTTAGTGCGCTTGCCAGAGGACCACCAGCTACTGATGCATTCAGATCAAGGCTGGCATTATCAAATGAAGAAATATCGGCATGCGCTTGAGTCCAGGGGCATTGTACAAAGTATGTCTCGTAAAGGAAACTGTTATGACAACTCGGTGATGGAGAACTTCTTTGGTATTATGAAGTCGGAATTCCTCTACTTAAAGGAATTTGAAAGTGTAGAACATTTTAAATTAGAATTAGAAAAATATATCAATTACTATAATACGAAACGGATGAAGGCAAAATTAAAAATGAGTCCGGTGCAATACCGAACTCATTTTACTCAAGCTGCCTGA
- a CDS encoding tryptophan transporter, with amino-acid sequence MNTKNLVALALLVGMGTVLHAVVPGFFFGMKPDMMLTMMFIGIILFPNKKSVLLLSLVTGIIAGLTTTFPGGLIPNIIDKPITAFVFLGLFLALKKFQKSIVSAAILTAVCTIVSGIVFLSSALFIVGLPGPFTALFAAVVLPTAAVNTIVMVVLYPVALSIVKRTKLNDSTVVVTK; translated from the coding sequence ATGAATACGAAAAATCTTGTAGCCCTAGCCCTTTTAGTTGGGATGGGGACAGTATTGCATGCAGTTGTTCCGGGATTCTTTTTTGGAATGAAGCCAGATATGATGTTAACAATGATGTTTATTGGAATTATTCTTTTTCCAAATAAAAAGAGTGTGTTGCTTCTTAGTTTAGTAACAGGAATTATAGCTGGTTTAACAACTACATTCCCTGGTGGCCTAATTCCAAATATCATTGATAAACCGATTACTGCATTTGTATTCTTAGGATTATTCTTAGCTTTAAAGAAATTCCAAAAGTCCATTGTTAGTGCTGCCATTCTTACAGCGGTGTGTACGATTGTATCTGGGATTGTATTCTTATCGTCAGCTTTATTTATCGTCGGTTTGCCTGGACCATTCACTGCTTTATTCGCAGCAGTTGTTTTGCCAACAGCTGCAGTTAATACGATCGTAATGGTTGTTCTATATCCAGTGGCGCTTTCAATTGTGAAGAGAACAAAACTAAATGATTCAACAGTCGTTGTTACAAAATAA
- the serC gene encoding 3-phosphoserine/phosphohydroxythreonine transaminase, producing the protein MKRAFNFNAGPAALPISVLQEAEKNWLNYNGSGMAVMELSHRSKEYEAIHQKAQDLLRSILSIPDSFEVLFLQGGASLQFSMVPMNLITEGKVGNYVLTGVFADKALQEAEKIGQTHVAASSKNENYRFIPTGHDIELSKEAAYLHITSNNTIYGTQWSQFPSNKEVPLIADMSSDILSKAINIEDFDLIYAGAQKNMGPSGVTVVIMNKELLSHSNSSLPTMLNYNTFAKNNSLYNTPPTLAIYLLKLVLEWVQQEGGLPVIEKRNEEKAKILYDCIDESEGFYIGHAERDCRSKMNVTFNLKDEEASKSFLLQAKEAGFIGLNGHRSVGGCRASIYNAIPVEHVEQLAKFMKTFKNNY; encoded by the coding sequence ATGAAAAGGGCATTTAATTTTAATGCGGGACCAGCTGCTCTACCGATATCAGTTTTACAAGAAGCAGAGAAGAATTGGCTTAATTATAACGGCAGTGGCATGGCTGTTATGGAATTAAGTCACAGAAGCAAAGAATATGAAGCGATTCATCAAAAAGCACAAGATTTATTAAGAAGCATCCTATCGATTCCAGACAGTTTTGAAGTTCTGTTCCTTCAAGGCGGAGCAAGTCTGCAATTTTCAATGGTTCCAATGAATTTGATTACAGAAGGAAAGGTAGGAAATTATGTTTTAACTGGTGTTTTTGCTGACAAAGCATTACAGGAAGCCGAAAAAATTGGGCAAACTCATGTGGCTGCCTCAAGTAAGAATGAAAATTATCGTTTCATACCTACTGGTCATGACATTGAGCTTTCAAAGGAAGCAGCTTATCTTCATATTACAAGCAATAATACGATTTATGGCACTCAGTGGAGTCAATTTCCTTCCAATAAGGAAGTTCCTTTAATTGCTGATATGTCTAGTGATATTTTAAGTAAAGCAATCAATATTGAGGATTTCGATCTTATATATGCCGGGGCACAAAAAAACATGGGACCATCCGGAGTTACAGTTGTGATTATGAATAAAGAACTCCTCTCCCATTCAAATAGTTCACTGCCAACCATGCTTAATTACAATACTTTCGCAAAAAATAATTCTCTTTACAACACACCTCCAACCTTAGCCATCTATTTGTTAAAGCTTGTCCTTGAGTGGGTCCAGCAAGAGGGCGGATTGCCAGTCATCGAGAAGAGAAACGAAGAGAAAGCGAAAATCCTTTACGATTGTATAGACGAAAGTGAAGGATTCTATATTGGACACGCTGAGAGAGACTGCAGATCCAAGATGAATGTTACCTTTAATTTAAAAGATGAGGAAGCTTCAAAAAGTTTCCTCCTGCAAGCTAAAGAAGCTGGCTTCATTGGCTTGAACGGACACCGTTCTGTTGGAGGCTGCCGTGCGTCGATTTATAACGCTATCCCAGTTGAACATGTTGAGCAGCTTGCGAAGTTTATGAAAACATTTAAAAATAATTATTAA
- a CDS encoding HIT family protein encodes MSNCIFCKIVNGEIPSAKVFENEHVLAFLDISQVTKGHTLVIPKIHNENIFDMNAETARTLFEAVPQIANAIKEDCEPLGMNILQNNGKDAGQEVFHFHMHLIPRYGKGDGFGAVWKTHNSEYSPEALQEIAKGINSRIGTK; translated from the coding sequence GTGAGCAATTGTATTTTCTGCAAAATTGTGAATGGAGAGATTCCCTCAGCAAAGGTGTTTGAAAATGAGCATGTATTAGCCTTTCTTGATATTAGCCAGGTAACAAAAGGGCATACATTAGTAATACCAAAAATACATAATGAAAATATTTTTGATATGAATGCTGAAACAGCGAGAACGCTTTTTGAAGCAGTTCCGCAAATTGCAAATGCAATTAAAGAGGATTGCGAACCTTTAGGTATGAATATTTTGCAGAATAACGGCAAGGACGCTGGGCAGGAAGTATTCCATTTCCATATGCACCTAATCCCACGTTATGGCAAAGGAGATGGCTTTGGCGCTGTCTGGAAAACACATAATTCTGAATATAGCCCAGAGGCTTTACAAGAAATAGCAAAAGGAATTAATAGTAGAATCGGAACGAAATAA